The Henckelia pumila isolate YLH828 unplaced genomic scaffold, ASM3356847v2 CTG_461:::fragment_3, whole genome shotgun sequence genome window below encodes:
- the LOC140871859 gene encoding uncharacterized protein isoform X1 encodes MATELEELLGFLSSSSPPIRKAAVSIVRDYTGSEDGLQSLGKYFSVSFPSLALLLSENKEVSEPAAAALVNLSQNPSFAEKMVEMGIIKTSVDILYRKDCDITHLLIMLLVNLTRLDSGIEYLLQQGDEKMHGLYVMKLVRSFCTSSSEKRGDPFEHVASILVNISQKEAGRKLLLDPKRGLLKQIIRQFDSSSSLRKKGVSGTIRNCCFEADNQLQDLLLISEFLWPALLLPVAGNKGKLCACATECEQLGCFVLLDSLTIKSNEQDISKMPPELGSALSIERETVANPDIRVQALDSIYLLVLQEAGRRAFWSVNGPRILQVGYEDEENPQVMEAFERIGSLLIQEDGSSQASS; translated from the exons ATGGCGACGGAGCTGGAGGAACTCCTTGGCTTTCTCTCATCTTCTTCTCCACca ATTAGGAAGGCGGCAGTTAGTATTGTTCGGGATTACACTGGGTCGGAGGATGGGTTGCAGTCTCTTGGAAAATACTTTAGTGTTTCCTTTCCTTCGTTGGCTCTCCTTCTATCTGAAAATAAG GAAGTTTCAGAACCTGCAGCAGCAGCACTTGTTAATTTGTCACAAAACCCATCTTTTGCAGAAAAAATGGTCGAAATGGGCATCATCAAGACATCAGTCGATATTTTGTACCGGAAAGATTGTGACATTACTCACTTGCTGATCATGTTACTCGTTAATCTCACACGGTTGGATTCTGGTATTGAATATTTGCTTCAG CAAGGAGATGAGAAGATGCATGGTCTGTATGTCATGAAGCTGGTGAGATCATTCTGTACTTCGTCTAGTGAGAAAAGAG gTGATCCCTTTGAACACGTGGCTTCAATACTTGTTAACATTTCTCAGAAAGAAGCAGGAAGAAAGCTTCTGCTGGACCCTAAGCGGGGACTTTTGAAACAAATTATCAGACAATTTGATTCTTCTAGTTCATTGCGAAAGAAAGGG GTGTCAGGAACCATTCGAAACTGCTGTTTTGAAGCTGATAACCAACTGCAGGATTTGCTTTTGATCTCAGAGTTTCTGTGGCCTGCACTTCTTTTGCCAGTTGCTGGAAACAAG GGTAAGCTGTGCGCCTGTGCAACTGAATGTGAGCAACTGGGTTGTTTTGTACTTCTTGATTCTTTGACAATTAAATCTAA TGAGCAAGATATTTCTAAAATGCCACCTGAGCTCGGGAGTGCACTCTCAATAGAACGAGAAACAGTAGCAAATCCTGATATCCGTGTTCAAGCACTGGATTCCATATATTTACTCGTGTTACAG GAAGCAGGTAGGAGAGCTTTCTGGTCTGTTAATGGACCCCGAATACTTCAAGTGGGGTATGAAGATGAGGAAAACCCGCAAGTAATGGAAGCATTTGAGCGAATTGGCTCATTG TTGATTCAAGAAGATGGAAGCAGCCAAGCCTCCTCATAG
- the LOC140871859 gene encoding uncharacterized protein isoform X2 — translation MATELEELLGFLSSSSPPIRKAAVSIVRDYTGSEDGLQSLGKYFSVSFPSLALLLSENKEVSEPAAAALVNLSQNPSFAEKMVEMGIIKTSVDILYRKDCDITHLLIMLLVNLTRLDSGIEYLLQQGDEKMHGLYVMKLVRSFCTSSSEKRGDPFEHVASILVNISQKEAGRKLLLDPKRGLLKQIIRQFDSSSSLRKKGVSGTIRNCCFEADNQLQDLLLISEFLWPALLLPVAGNKIYSEQDISKMPPELGSALSIERETVANPDIRVQALDSIYLLVLQEAGRRAFWSVNGPRILQVGYEDEENPQVMEAFERIGSLLIQEDGSSQASS, via the exons ATGGCGACGGAGCTGGAGGAACTCCTTGGCTTTCTCTCATCTTCTTCTCCACca ATTAGGAAGGCGGCAGTTAGTATTGTTCGGGATTACACTGGGTCGGAGGATGGGTTGCAGTCTCTTGGAAAATACTTTAGTGTTTCCTTTCCTTCGTTGGCTCTCCTTCTATCTGAAAATAAG GAAGTTTCAGAACCTGCAGCAGCAGCACTTGTTAATTTGTCACAAAACCCATCTTTTGCAGAAAAAATGGTCGAAATGGGCATCATCAAGACATCAGTCGATATTTTGTACCGGAAAGATTGTGACATTACTCACTTGCTGATCATGTTACTCGTTAATCTCACACGGTTGGATTCTGGTATTGAATATTTGCTTCAG CAAGGAGATGAGAAGATGCATGGTCTGTATGTCATGAAGCTGGTGAGATCATTCTGTACTTCGTCTAGTGAGAAAAGAG gTGATCCCTTTGAACACGTGGCTTCAATACTTGTTAACATTTCTCAGAAAGAAGCAGGAAGAAAGCTTCTGCTGGACCCTAAGCGGGGACTTTTGAAACAAATTATCAGACAATTTGATTCTTCTAGTTCATTGCGAAAGAAAGGG GTGTCAGGAACCATTCGAAACTGCTGTTTTGAAGCTGATAACCAACTGCAGGATTTGCTTTTGATCTCAGAGTTTCTGTGGCCTGCACTTCTTTTGCCAGTTGCTGGAAACAAG ATATACAGTGAGCAAGATATTTCTAAAATGCCACCTGAGCTCGGGAGTGCACTCTCAATAGAACGAGAAACAGTAGCAAATCCTGATATCCGTGTTCAAGCACTGGATTCCATATATTTACTCGTGTTACAG GAAGCAGGTAGGAGAGCTTTCTGGTCTGTTAATGGACCCCGAATACTTCAAGTGGGGTATGAAGATGAGGAAAACCCGCAAGTAATGGAAGCATTTGAGCGAATTGGCTCATTG TTGATTCAAGAAGATGGAAGCAGCCAAGCCTCCTCATAG
- the LOC140871859 gene encoding uncharacterized protein isoform X3 yields the protein MVEMGIIKTSVDILYRKDCDITHLLIMLLVNLTRLDSGIEYLLQQGDEKMHGLYVMKLVRSFCTSSSEKRGDPFEHVASILVNISQKEAGRKLLLDPKRGLLKQIIRQFDSSSSLRKKGVSGTIRNCCFEADNQLQDLLLISEFLWPALLLPVAGNKGKLCACATECEQLGCFVLLDSLTIKSNEQDISKMPPELGSALSIERETVANPDIRVQALDSIYLLVLQEAGRRAFWSVNGPRILQVGYEDEENPQVMEAFERIGSLLIQEDGSSQASS from the exons ATGGTCGAAATGGGCATCATCAAGACATCAGTCGATATTTTGTACCGGAAAGATTGTGACATTACTCACTTGCTGATCATGTTACTCGTTAATCTCACACGGTTGGATTCTGGTATTGAATATTTGCTTCAG CAAGGAGATGAGAAGATGCATGGTCTGTATGTCATGAAGCTGGTGAGATCATTCTGTACTTCGTCTAGTGAGAAAAGAG gTGATCCCTTTGAACACGTGGCTTCAATACTTGTTAACATTTCTCAGAAAGAAGCAGGAAGAAAGCTTCTGCTGGACCCTAAGCGGGGACTTTTGAAACAAATTATCAGACAATTTGATTCTTCTAGTTCATTGCGAAAGAAAGGG GTGTCAGGAACCATTCGAAACTGCTGTTTTGAAGCTGATAACCAACTGCAGGATTTGCTTTTGATCTCAGAGTTTCTGTGGCCTGCACTTCTTTTGCCAGTTGCTGGAAACAAG GGTAAGCTGTGCGCCTGTGCAACTGAATGTGAGCAACTGGGTTGTTTTGTACTTCTTGATTCTTTGACAATTAAATCTAA TGAGCAAGATATTTCTAAAATGCCACCTGAGCTCGGGAGTGCACTCTCAATAGAACGAGAAACAGTAGCAAATCCTGATATCCGTGTTCAAGCACTGGATTCCATATATTTACTCGTGTTACAG GAAGCAGGTAGGAGAGCTTTCTGGTCTGTTAATGGACCCCGAATACTTCAAGTGGGGTATGAAGATGAGGAAAACCCGCAAGTAATGGAAGCATTTGAGCGAATTGGCTCATTG TTGATTCAAGAAGATGGAAGCAGCCAAGCCTCCTCATAG